From a single Stomoxys calcitrans chromosome 4, idStoCalc2.1, whole genome shotgun sequence genomic region:
- the LOC106089888 gene encoding ATP synthase subunit gamma, mitochondrial, whose translation MFAQRTSALLVPLAVEATLQAQQQRGMATLKAISIRLKSVKNIQKITQSMKMVSAAKYSRAERDLKAARPYGLGAQQFFEKTEIQPDEKAEQKKLYIAMTSDRGLCGAVHTGVARFIRNEMGKDSSNTKIICVGDKSRSILSRLYGKEILFVANEVGRLPPTFIDASRIAHEVMKCGYDFTEGSIVFNRFKSVVSYQCSTLPIFSSPTVEKSDKLAVYDSLDADVIQSYLEYSLASLIFYTMKESACSEQSSRMTAMDNASKNAGEMIEKLTLTFNRTRQAVITRELIEIISGAAALD comes from the coding sequence ATGTTTGCCCAACGTACTTCTGCTCTTTTGGTCCCCTTGGCCGTTGAGGCTACTTTGCAGGCTCAACAGCAGCGTGGTATGGCTACCTTAAAAGCCATTTCCATCCGCTTGAAGTCCGTTAAGAATATTCAGAAGATTACGCAATCCATGAAGATGGTGTCAGCTGCCAAATATTCGCGTGCTGAACGTGATTTGAAGGCTGCCCGTCCCTATGGCTTGGGCGCCCAACAATTCTTTGAGAAGACCGAAATCCAACCCGACGAAAAGGCTGAACAGAAGAAATTGTACATTGCCATGACCTCTGATCGTGGTTTGTGCGGCGCTGTGCACACCGGTGTTGCTCGTTTCATTCGTAATGAAATGGGCAAGGACAGCTCTAACACCAAAATCATCTGTGTGGGTGACAAATCCCGTTCCATTTTGTCCCGTTTGTATGgcaaggaaattttgtttgttgccaATGAGGTTGGCCGTTTGCCTCCTACCTTCATTGATGCTTCTCGCATTGCTCATGAAGTGATGAAGTGTGGCTACGACTTCACTGAGGGCAGCATCGTCTTCAACCGTTTCAAGTCGGTTGTGTCCTACCAATGTTCCACATTGCCCATCTTTAGTTCACCCACAGTCGAAAAGTCCGACAAGTTGGCTGTATACGACTCTTTGGATGCCGACGTTATTCAGAGCTACTTGGAATATTCGTTGGCCTCCCTCATCTTCTACACCATGAAGGAGAGCGCTTGCTCCGAACAATCTTCTCGCATGACTGCCATGGACAATGCTTCCAAGAACGCCGGTGAAATGATTGAGAAGTTGACATTGACATTCAACCGTACCAGACAGGCTGTCATTACTCGTGAGTTGATTGAAATCATCTCTGGTGCTGCTGCTCTGGATTAA